One Clostridia bacterium DNA window includes the following coding sequences:
- a CDS encoding cytidine/deoxycytidylate deaminase family protein, producing MRPSWDEYFMDIVDLIKTRSTCIRRQVGALIVKDKRILSTGYNGAPMSCKHCSEIGCLRDELKIPSGQRHELCRAIHAEQNAIVQAAYSGTSVKDGTLYVTHQPCVLCAKMAINAGIKKVVFRGDYPDDLSMELLKEAGIRVVKL from the coding sequence ATGAGGCCTTCATGGGATGAATATTTTATGGATATAGTTGATCTTATCAAGACAAGATCAACCTGTATAAGAAGGCAAGTTGGAGCATTGATAGTCAAGGATAAAAGAATTCTTTCAACTGGGTATAATGGAGCTCCTATGAGCTGTAAGCATTGCTCTGAGATCGGTTGCCTGAGAGATGAGCTGAAAATCCCTTCAGGTCAAAGACATGAGCTTTGCAGAGCTATACATGCCGAACAGAATGCGATCGTACAGGCTGCGTACTCCGGGACCAGTGTAAAGGACGGAACTTTATACGTAACTCACCAGCCATGCGTCCTCTGTGCAAAAATGGCCATAAATGCGGGTATTAAGAAAGTGGTTTTCAGGGGTGATTATCCTGATGACCTTTCTATGGAGCTTTTGAAAGAAGCCGGCATAAGAGTTGTTAAGCTATAA
- the upp gene encoding uracil phosphoribosyltransferase: protein MNNVFVFDHPLIQHKISLLRDKNTDTKEFRELVSEISMLMGYEVTRNMPLKEVEIETPVGIAKTKVISGKKLGIVPILRAGLGMVDGMLKLLPMAKVGHIGLYRDPESLQPVEYYCKLPVDATERDIVILDPMLATGGSASAAIKFIKDKGVSNIKLMCLIAAPEGIQRVNKDHPDVEVYCACVDEKLNDHGYIIPGLGDAGDRLFGTK, encoded by the coding sequence ATGAATAACGTTTTTGTATTTGATCACCCACTGATTCAACACAAAATTTCACTTTTAAGGGACAAAAATACTGATACTAAGGAATTCAGAGAGCTGGTATCAGAAATTTCCATGTTGATGGGATACGAAGTAACTAGAAATATGCCGTTAAAGGAAGTCGAAATAGAAACCCCCGTTGGTATAGCTAAAACAAAGGTGATTTCAGGCAAAAAGCTTGGTATAGTACCTATATTAAGGGCCGGTCTCGGTATGGTTGACGGTATGCTGAAACTCCTGCCTATGGCAAAAGTCGGACATATTGGTTTATACAGAGATCCAGAAAGCTTACAGCCGGTGGAATACTACTGCAAACTTCCTGTAGATGCTACAGAAAGGGATATAGTAATTCTTGATCCAATGCTTGCAACAGGAGGTTCAGCTTCTGCTGCAATAAAATTTATAAAAGACAAAGGTGTAAGCAACATTAAGTTAATGTGTCTCATAGCTGCACCTGAAGGAATTCAAAGAGTCAACAAGGACCACCCTGATGTAGAAGTCTACTGTGCCTGCGTTGATGAAAAGCTCAACGATCATGGATATATAATTCCAGGTTTAGGCGATGCTGGAGACAGACTTTTTGGAACAAAATAG
- the rpiB gene encoding ribose 5-phosphate isomerase B: MIAVGSDHAGYLLKTEVIKFLKDSGYEVKDFGTCDESSVDYPDFGLAVAEAIASGNCEKGIIICGTGLGISMAANKVPGIRAAVCTDSYMARMSREHNDANVLSLGARVIGAGLALDIVDIWMKTDFQGGKHLTRVNKISDIEKKYSR, encoded by the coding sequence ATGATAGCTGTTGGAAGTGACCACGCAGGATATTTACTTAAAACTGAAGTAATAAAATTTCTTAAGGACAGCGGATATGAAGTAAAAGATTTCGGAACTTGCGACGAAAGTTCTGTTGATTACCCTGATTTCGGACTGGCTGTAGCTGAAGCAATTGCAAGCGGAAATTGTGAAAAAGGAATCATTATTTGCGGAACAGGCCTCGGAATTTCCATGGCTGCAAACAAGGTTCCCGGAATAAGAGCAGCTGTTTGCACAGATAGTTATATGGCTAGGATGAGCAGAGAGCATAATGATGCCAATGTATTATCATTAGGTGCCCGTGTTATCGGAGCGGGTCTTGCCCTTGATATTGTAGATATCTGGATGAAGACAGACTTCCAGGGTGGTAAGCACCTTACCAGAGTAAACAAAATTTCTGATATAGAAAAAAAATATTCAAGATAA
- a CDS encoding low molecular weight protein arginine phosphatase, which translates to MKTILFVCTGNTCRSSMAEGILKAALEKDEVLKEKYEIASAGVHAYDGDCASANAVSVLKDVWNIDISRHRSRQLNSKQVNDAFLVLTMTRGHKEAILSQYPDAESKVYTLKEFVASDIPDKGIEPYNFSLDITDPFGMPVQLYKRCADEIKSAIDKLIQIIRKKEGL; encoded by the coding sequence GTGAAAACAATACTCTTTGTTTGTACTGGGAACACATGCAGAAGCAGCATGGCAGAAGGAATTTTGAAAGCTGCACTTGAAAAGGATGAAGTATTGAAAGAAAAATATGAAATAGCTTCTGCCGGAGTTCATGCGTATGACGGTGATTGCGCAAGCGCCAATGCAGTAAGTGTTCTTAAGGATGTATGGAATATAGACATAAGCAGGCACCGGTCAAGACAACTTAACAGTAAACAGGTAAATGATGCTTTCCTTGTTCTCACTATGACCAGAGGCCATAAGGAAGCTATATTATCCCAATATCCCGATGCAGAGTCTAAGGTATACACTCTAAAAGAATTTGTAGCGTCAGATATACCGGATAAAGGCATTGAACCATATAACTTTTCGCTTGACATAACAGATCCGTTTGGAATGCCCGTACAGCTTTATAAACGTTGTGCTGATGAAATTAAATCTGCTATAGACAAGCTCATTCAAATAATAAGAAAAAAAGAAGGTTTATAA
- a CDS encoding L-threonylcarbamoyladenylate synthase, translating into MKTEIIRLDFNNIDSARLRYAANILKNGGLVAFPTETVYGLGANALDETAVRNIFKAKGRPNDNPLIVHIAEKKSLSSIVSHMPSNASLLMDKFWPGPLTLVMPKSNIVPPVITAGLETVAVRMPLHPIALALIKEAGVPVAAPSANTSGKPSPTTAKHVIEDLSGKVDIIIDAGSAQVGLESTVLDITVSPAMILRPGGVTSMDLERILGIINVDPAILTSISESIIPKSPGMKYTHYSPKADVIVIDGNLSGIVAKIRQLLADYSEKGIKAGILATDQTIDLYALAKPVSEIISVGDRTNPETIASSLFKALRTFDEKGVDVILAEAVDKSGIGMAIMNRLNKAAGYKIIHADND; encoded by the coding sequence TTGAAAACAGAAATCATCCGACTAGATTTTAATAATATAGACTCAGCCAGGTTAAGGTATGCTGCAAATATTCTTAAAAACGGTGGTCTTGTTGCCTTTCCGACAGAAACAGTTTACGGGCTCGGAGCTAATGCTCTTGATGAGACTGCTGTAAGAAATATATTTAAAGCAAAAGGCAGGCCAAACGACAACCCTCTTATCGTGCATATTGCAGAAAAGAAATCCTTAAGTAGTATAGTGAGCCATATGCCTTCAAATGCTTCCCTGCTTATGGACAAGTTCTGGCCCGGGCCATTAACACTTGTCATGCCAAAGTCCAATATAGTGCCGCCAGTTATTACCGCGGGGCTTGAAACAGTAGCAGTAAGGATGCCTCTTCATCCCATAGCTCTGGCTTTGATAAAGGAAGCAGGTGTTCCTGTAGCAGCACCCAGTGCAAATACTTCAGGAAAACCCAGTCCTACTACTGCTAAACATGTTATTGAAGATCTGTCGGGAAAAGTTGACATTATAATTGATGCAGGCAGTGCTCAAGTAGGGCTTGAATCCACAGTTCTTGACATAACTGTCAGTCCCGCTATGATTTTAAGACCCGGTGGTGTCACATCCATGGATCTCGAAAGAATCTTGGGTATTATAAATGTTGATCCCGCAATATTAACCAGCATTAGTGAGAGTATTATTCCAAAATCCCCCGGTATGAAGTACACCCACTACTCTCCAAAGGCTGATGTAATAGTAATAGATGGAAATCTTTCCGGTATTGTTGCTAAAATCAGACAGCTTTTAGCAGATTATTCTGAAAAGGGCATAAAGGCCGGCATACTTGCAACTGATCAGACAATAGATCTTTATGCACTTGCAAAACCTGTATCTGAGATAATATCCGTTGGAGACAGGACTAACCCCGAAACAATTGCCTCAAGCCTATTTAAGGCACTTAGGACATTTGACGAAAAAGGCGTGGACGTAATTCTGGCCGAGGCAGTAGACAAGTCAGGAATAGGTATGGCAATTATGAACAGGTTGAATAAAGCTGCAGGGTACAAAATAATTCATGCAGATAACGATTAA
- a CDS encoding ZIP family metal transporter: protein MDYLLKVTLVGLISGVVGTSTGGLMAFFVNNISNRFLSLILEFSAGLMTSVVCFELIPEAFGLGGITLTFCGIFAGVITIIFLENYISKSKFIKRGYKNSRLLQTGILTAIGIALHNFPEGFAVGSGFEASTSLGLTLTIVILIHDIPEGVAMAVPMRAGGFSKTRAFLLTALSGIPMGFGTFIGAVLGGMSQQLISVCLGFAGGAMLYIVYGELVPQSKRLYTGRLPSVGNVIGILCGIIVTIYN from the coding sequence ATGGATTATTTGCTGAAAGTAACTTTAGTTGGCCTTATTTCTGGTGTCGTTGGAACAAGTACCGGAGGATTAATGGCCTTTTTCGTTAATAACATCAGCAATCGGTTCCTAAGCCTTATTCTTGAGTTTTCAGCAGGTCTAATGACGTCAGTAGTGTGCTTTGAGTTGATTCCTGAAGCCTTCGGATTGGGCGGTATTACCCTGACTTTCTGCGGGATTTTTGCAGGTGTTATTACGATAATATTTCTGGAAAATTATATTAGTAAATCTAAGTTCATAAAACGGGGTTACAAAAACTCTAGGTTGCTGCAAACGGGAATTCTGACCGCAATAGGAATTGCACTTCATAATTTCCCTGAGGGCTTCGCAGTAGGTTCAGGATTTGAGGCATCAACAAGCCTGGGATTAACTCTTACTATAGTAATTTTGATCCATGACATACCTGAAGGTGTAGCTATGGCTGTTCCTATGAGGGCAGGGGGTTTTTCCAAAACAAGAGCATTTTTACTTACAGCCTTGTCTGGTATACCAATGGGCTTCGGTACCTTTATCGGAGCTGTTTTGGGAGGAATGTCCCAGCAATTGATATCCGTATGCCTTGGTTTTGCAGGAGGCGCTATGCTCTATATAGTGTACGGCGAGCTGGTTCCCCAATCAAAAAGGCTTTATACGGGACGTTTACCTTCAGTTGGAAATGTAATAGGTATTTTGTGTGGTATAATAGTAACAATATATAATTAA
- the prfA gene encoding peptide chain release factor 1: protein MFDKLEVAENRYEEISHKLSDPSVISNQDEYRKYMKEYSELEDIVAKYREYKKANNDISEARELLDGTLDKDFREMVQSELDESLEKLEKIKEELKILLLPKDPNDDRSVIVEIRGGAGGEEAALFAGVLFRAYSMYAERRRWKIEILDANPTELGGFKEVVFSIEAKGAYSRLKFESGVHRVQRVPSTESSGRIHTSTITVAVLPEVEDVDVDINPADLEIDTYRASGAGGQHINKTDSAIRITHRPSGIVVTCQDQRSQHKNKDKAMKILRSKLYEIAQEQQTSEVAQARKSQVGTGDRSERIRTYNYPQGRVTDHRIGLTLYKIEAILNGDFDEIIDALITSDQAGKLGSGNQDDED from the coding sequence ATGTTTGACAAGCTTGAAGTAGCTGAAAACAGGTACGAGGAAATAAGCCACAAGTTAAGTGATCCCTCGGTGATATCAAACCAGGATGAGTATCGTAAATACATGAAAGAGTACTCCGAGCTGGAGGATATCGTTGCAAAATACCGTGAATACAAAAAAGCCAACAATGATATTTCAGAAGCAAGAGAGTTATTGGACGGCACACTTGATAAGGATTTCAGAGAAATGGTCCAATCAGAGCTGGATGAGTCCCTTGAAAAACTGGAAAAAATCAAGGAAGAGCTGAAAATACTCCTTCTCCCAAAAGATCCTAATGATGACAGAAGTGTTATTGTAGAAATCCGTGGTGGTGCAGGTGGAGAAGAAGCTGCACTGTTTGCAGGTGTCCTTTTTAGAGCCTACAGCATGTACGCTGAACGCAGACGCTGGAAAATAGAAATTCTTGATGCAAATCCTACAGAATTGGGAGGCTTTAAGGAAGTTGTATTTTCTATAGAAGCTAAAGGAGCATACAGCCGCTTAAAGTTTGAAAGTGGTGTTCATAGGGTTCAACGTGTCCCCTCAACCGAGTCCAGTGGCAGAATTCATACTTCAACCATTACTGTTGCGGTTTTGCCTGAGGTTGAAGATGTGGATGTGGATATAAATCCTGCTGATCTCGAAATAGATACCTACCGTGCATCCGGTGCAGGAGGGCAGCATATAAATAAAACCGATTCTGCAATACGTATTACTCACAGACCTTCAGGTATTGTTGTAACATGCCAGGATCAAAGGTCTCAACACAAGAATAAAGATAAAGCTATGAAGATCCTTAGGTCAAAGCTGTATGAAATAGCTCAGGAGCAGCAGACTTCAGAAGTCGCCCAGGCCAGGAAAAGTCAGGTTGGAACCGGAGACAGAAGTGAAAGGATAAGAACATACAACTATCCTCAAGGCAGGGTAACCGATCATAGGATAGGCTTGACTCTATATAAGATAGAGGCAATACTTAACGGGGATTTTGATGAAATAATAGATGCATTGATAACCTCCGATCAGGCTGGCAAGTTAGGCAGCGGCAACCAGGATGATGAGGATTGA
- a CDS encoding DUF4097 domain-containing protein, with amino-acid sequence MSTSEERLLILKMLEEGKISSEEAARLIDALGGSQKQSSGENTTRQQQQQQQQQQRQTSFQEEVTKLRDKVHEWKKDFKSNYNQKDFDRMVEDFSTKAEKLGKNVANTTFGIVDKVVDFVGSFVDTNAFNFFGNYPTIEKSFEVVAVEGMELNVEGVNNYIVVKKHSDNKILIKSKIKSPAKDAESILTFSDEGNTITVKPAKQMNFSISVSHEVFLPAVKFSKIRLESTNGRIYAEDSISGIFEAITKNSHIELMGVNSDKINVSTKNAKIQVNYVMGKDIDINTNNSVIDIKHIKAQNIKAVTMNSKILVENAQNFENCEEMNIFLKTSNGGIKVNMNDMENRGYKVKAQTTNGGINILIPEMTYHNVNKQGIGGSSAEAESIGYMNYSQKVNINAETNNGYIEVVK; translated from the coding sequence ATGTCAACTAGTGAAGAAAGATTACTTATACTTAAAATGCTCGAAGAAGGAAAAATAAGCAGTGAGGAAGCAGCCAGACTTATAGATGCTTTGGGAGGCAGTCAGAAGCAGTCATCTGGCGAAAATACAACCAGACAGCAGCAACAACAGCAGCAGCAACAGCAAAGACAGACCTCATTTCAGGAAGAAGTTACAAAACTCCGCGATAAAGTACATGAATGGAAAAAGGATTTTAAAAGTAATTATAATCAAAAAGATTTTGATCGTATGGTTGAAGATTTCAGCACAAAAGCAGAAAAACTCGGGAAAAATGTTGCCAATACTACTTTTGGAATAGTAGACAAGGTAGTAGATTTTGTAGGCAGCTTTGTCGATACTAATGCGTTCAACTTCTTCGGAAACTACCCTACAATAGAAAAAAGCTTTGAGGTTGTAGCCGTTGAGGGCATGGAATTGAATGTAGAAGGTGTTAATAACTATATAGTGGTAAAGAAGCACTCTGATAACAAAATACTTATAAAGTCAAAGATTAAAAGTCCCGCAAAGGATGCCGAATCCATACTCACTTTCAGTGACGAAGGTAATACTATTACTGTTAAGCCTGCAAAGCAGATGAATTTCAGTATATCCGTTTCCCATGAGGTATTTCTTCCCGCAGTAAAATTCAGCAAAATAAGGCTGGAAAGCACTAATGGAAGAATATATGCAGAAGATTCCATCTCCGGGATCTTCGAAGCAATAACCAAAAACAGCCATATAGAACTGATGGGAGTTAACAGCGACAAGATAAATGTAAGTACTAAAAATGCAAAAATACAAGTCAATTATGTAATGGGAAAAGATATTGATATCAACACCAATAATTCAGTTATTGATATCAAGCATATCAAGGCACAGAATATAAAAGCCGTTACAATGAACAGCAAGATATTGGTAGAAAATGCACAGAACTTTGAAAACTGTGAAGAGATGAATATCTTCCTTAAAACATCAAATGGCGGAATAAAGGTGAATATGAACGACATGGAAAACAGGGGATATAAAGTCAAAGCCCAGACAACAAACGGAGGAATTAACATTTTGATTCCCGAGATGACTTACCATAACGTCAATAAGCAGGGTATCGGCGGAAGCTCCGCAGAAGCGGAAAGTATAGGATATATGAATTACTCTCAAAAGGTAAACATCAATGCCGAAACCAATAACGGATATATAGAAGTTGTAAAGTAG
- a CDS encoding DUF2089 domain-containing protein, giving the protein MGKEVLGKCPVCGTNTQVTKLSCYECGTSIEGNFDLCKFCRLTEDQKSFIDVFIKCRGNIKEVERELGVSYPTVKNRLEDVAGALGYKSEPEPVSSLKRKEVLDKLNSGEISVEEAIGLLKD; this is encoded by the coding sequence ATGGGAAAAGAAGTATTGGGAAAATGTCCTGTATGTGGCACGAATACGCAAGTTACAAAGCTTAGCTGCTACGAATGCGGTACGAGTATAGAAGGCAATTTCGATTTGTGTAAGTTTTGCAGACTTACAGAAGATCAAAAATCTTTTATAGATGTATTCATTAAGTGTAGAGGTAACATTAAGGAAGTTGAAAGGGAATTGGGAGTCTCCTACCCTACCGTAAAAAACAGACTTGAAGATGTAGCAGGAGCTTTAGGCTACAAATCCGAGCCCGAGCCGGTTAGCAGTCTAAAACGCAAGGAAGTTCTGGATAAGCTTAACAGTGGAGAGATAAGTGTTGAGGAAGCCATAGGTTTATTAAAGGACTAA
- the recR gene encoding recombination mediator RecR yields the protein MSFYAAPVARLIEEFEKLPGVGHKTAQRLAFHVLNLTEDKVENLATAIKEAKLKTRYCSICSNLTDIDPCNVCSSATRDNSSICVVEDPRDVIAMERTREFKGLYHVLHGAISPMEGIGPEDIKIKELLTRIREGHINEVILATNPNIEGEATAMYISKLLKPLGIRVTRIAHGIPVGGDLEYADEVTLAKALEGRREL from the coding sequence ATGAGTTTCTATGCAGCACCAGTTGCACGTCTTATTGAGGAGTTTGAAAAACTGCCCGGAGTAGGGCATAAAACTGCTCAAAGGCTTGCCTTTCATGTTCTCAACTTAACCGAGGATAAGGTTGAAAACCTTGCAACTGCCATAAAGGAAGCAAAACTTAAAACCAGATACTGTTCTATATGCAGCAACTTAACTGATATTGATCCATGTAATGTGTGCAGCAGTGCAACAAGGGATAATTCATCAATATGTGTTGTGGAGGACCCCAGAGATGTCATAGCTATGGAACGTACACGTGAATTCAAGGGCCTGTATCATGTACTGCATGGTGCTATATCCCCAATGGAAGGTATCGGGCCTGAAGATATAAAAATCAAGGAGCTTCTCACCAGGATAAGGGAAGGCCACATAAATGAAGTCATATTGGCTACTAACCCAAATATAGAGGGTGAAGCTACCGCGATGTATATTTCAAAATTACTGAAGCCTCTAGGAATAAGAGTAACCAGAATAGCTCACGGGATACCTGTAGGCGGCGACCTTGAGTACGCTGATGAAGTTACTCTGGCAAAAGCTCTTGAAGGTAGACGGGAACTATAA
- a CDS encoding YbaB/EbfC family nucleoid-associated protein, with product MAKGGFPGFGGGNIGNLMKQAQKMQKDMAKVQEELELKTVEATAGGGAITVIATGKKEIKEINIKAEVVDPDDVEMLQDLILAAVNEALRKADEMVSSEMGKVTGGLGGFPGLF from the coding sequence ATGGCAAAAGGCGGATTCCCGGGATTTGGGGGCGGAAATATAGGTAACTTGATGAAGCAGGCTCAAAAAATGCAAAAGGATATGGCAAAGGTACAGGAAGAGCTTGAACTAAAAACTGTAGAAGCTACTGCCGGTGGTGGTGCTATAACTGTTATTGCAACAGGAAAAAAAGAAATAAAGGAAATTAATATAAAAGCTGAAGTTGTTGATCCGGATGATGTGGAAATGTTGCAGGATCTTATACTTGCTGCAGTAAATGAAGCTTTAAGAAAAGCCGATGAAATGGTGAGCAGTGAAATGGGCAAAGTGACGGGTGGTTTGGGCGGTTTCCCTGGACTATTTTAA
- the dnaX gene encoding DNA polymerase III subunit gamma/tau produces the protein MSYIALYRKWRPTVFEDVVEQEHVVKTLRYSISTGRIAHAYLFCGTRGTGKTTMAKIFSRAINCLSPQNGDPCNECDICRGILNENILDVIEIDAASNNSVDNVREIRDEVIYAPSQAKYKVYIIDEVHMLSTGAFNALLKTLEEPPAHVVFILATTDPHKLPATILSRCQRFDFRRISIESIMSRLTQISQESGVTLRKDGAKLIAKMADGALRDAISILDQCISMGSKEIGYDDVLTVVGIVNDTFIAEVFDAIAAKDISRILELVDRLVMEGKDITRFIADLVYYYRNLLICKLTPDPYEIIEASKESIEKMIQQCKGLSDEELMHDIKELSLLESSLKWATHPRILLEVSLMKLCESNPAQYGGNVMERLAELERKISSGDITIKSSPAQKNNAPSANPGQAASPDKPAPKEVQRKGNIENIDSLSCWNDVLNELKSGGRMVLFTNLLGTKALELDSKFVGIVFSSDRRFCKMVVSKAENLETVEAVVSQKLGREIRIKCIDEEDLTSSRKETAAEESDELVDKAKNLAERLNVPLNIIDE, from the coding sequence ATGTCATATATAGCTTTATATAGAAAATGGAGACCTACTGTCTTTGAAGACGTAGTAGAACAGGAACATGTTGTAAAAACATTAAGATACAGCATCAGTACAGGCCGCATTGCGCATGCATACCTTTTCTGCGGAACCAGGGGTACAGGTAAGACAACCATGGCTAAGATTTTCTCCAGAGCGATAAATTGTCTCTCCCCCCAAAACGGTGATCCCTGTAATGAATGCGATATCTGTAGGGGTATACTGAACGAAAACATTCTTGATGTAATAGAAATTGATGCTGCTTCAAACAACAGTGTGGACAATGTAAGAGAGATACGGGATGAGGTAATATATGCACCGTCTCAGGCCAAATACAAAGTCTACATCATAGACGAGGTTCACATGCTCTCAACAGGGGCATTTAACGCTTTACTAAAAACGCTGGAAGAGCCGCCGGCCCATGTTGTCTTTATTTTAGCAACAACAGACCCGCATAAGCTGCCCGCCACAATACTATCACGGTGTCAGAGGTTTGACTTCAGGAGAATTTCCATTGAGAGCATAATGAGCAGGCTTACACAGATATCTCAGGAAAGCGGTGTTACTCTCCGGAAGGATGGCGCGAAGCTAATCGCAAAAATGGCTGACGGTGCACTCAGGGATGCAATCAGCATTCTCGATCAGTGTATTTCCATGGGCAGTAAGGAAATAGGTTATGATGATGTCCTTACAGTTGTCGGAATAGTAAATGATACCTTCATTGCCGAGGTTTTTGATGCTATAGCGGCTAAGGATATAAGCCGTATATTGGAACTGGTAGACAGGTTGGTTATGGAGGGAAAAGATATTACCCGGTTTATTGCCGATCTCGTTTATTATTACCGGAACCTTCTGATATGCAAATTAACGCCTGATCCCTATGAAATCATAGAAGCATCAAAAGAATCCATAGAAAAGATGATTCAGCAATGCAAGGGGTTAAGTGACGAAGAACTTATGCATGACATAAAAGAGCTTTCACTTCTGGAATCAAGCCTTAAATGGGCAACCCACCCAAGAATACTTCTGGAAGTGTCTTTGATGAAGCTATGCGAATCAAATCCTGCACAATATGGCGGGAATGTTATGGAAAGGCTGGCAGAGCTTGAGAGAAAAATCAGCAGCGGCGATATAACTATCAAATCCTCCCCTGCTCAAAAAAACAATGCACCATCCGCCAATCCAGGCCAGGCAGCATCTCCAGACAAGCCTGCGCCAAAAGAAGTTCAGAGAAAAGGCAATATTGAAAATATAGACAGCTTGTCATGCTGGAATGATGTTCTGAATGAACTGAAATCCGGAGGAAGAATGGTCCTTTTTACCAACCTCCTAGGCACAAAAGCTTTGGAACTGGATAGCAAGTTTGTAGGAATAGTTTTCAGCTCAGACAGGCGTTTCTGCAAAATGGTAGTATCAAAAGCAGAAAATTTGGAAACTGTAGAAGCAGTAGTCTCTCAAAAGCTTGGAAGAGAGATCAGGATCAAGTGTATAGATGAGGAGGATCTTACAAGCAGTAGAAAGGAAACCGCAGCAGAAGAGTCAGATGAGCTGGTTGATAAAGCAAAGAACCTGGCAGAAAGGTTGAATGTGCCACTAAATATAATTGATGAATAA